In Algiphilus sp., the sequence CGGTGAGGTACTGCAGCAGCATGTTCATGGCGTCGAACTCGGCCGAATAGAACAGGTGTCGTCCGGCTTGCCGCACACCCACCAGACCGGCCTGGCGGAGTGTCTTCAGGTGGAAGGACAGCGCCGACGGGGTAAGGCCGAGCGCTTCCTGCAGTTCGCCCGGACACGATCCTTCCGGACCGGCGCGGACCAGGCGGCGGAACAGCGCCAACCGGACGCCGTGCGCCAGCGCCGACAGACCATCGACTGCATCATCATGCTGCATTATTCAATAATACACGAAATGTTGAAATGTTGGTGCCTGCAGGGGCCTGCCGGCCCGTGTGGTCAGAATCCGTTCATGTCCGACCCATCACGGTGGCGCATCTGCTGCCGGAGGATTCCCGTATCGACCTCAGTCCGCGAGGCACTCCGCGCGGACGGCATGCAATCAGGAGGTTCGTCATGCGATACCAGACACCGCTTCTCGCCCTGCTGTCCGCACTGGTCGTCGGCGCGTGCGCCACACCGGAAGCGCTGCGCGGCGATTACCCCGAGGTGACACCGCGCGATGCCGGCGCCGGCGCGGCGAGCGAAACCGCTGCGCAGTCGCCCGGCCGGGTGCGCTGGGGTGGAATGATCCTGTCGCTCAAGAACGAGCAGGACCGGACCTGCTTCGAGGTGCTCGGCAAGGCCCTGAACCGCAATGCGCGGCCGACGCGCGGCGACAGCAATGTCGGCCGCTTCCTTGCCTGTACCGACCAGTACAAGGATCCCGCCGAATTCGAGCCCGGTCGTGACATCACCATCGTGGGCAGCGTCGATGGTGCCGAGACCCGCAATGTCGGCGACTACGCCTACCGCTATCCGAAGGTCGAGGCCGAGACCCTCTACCTGTGGCCGGAGCAGGATGCGGCGCGGACCTACTACTACGCGTACGACCCGTTCCCCTATCCCTACGCCTACTACTATCCGCAGGCCTACTATGCCTATCCGGTGGTGTACGTCGTGCCACCCGATGCGCCGGAGCCGCCCCAGGAGCCGATGACCCCCGAGCAGCTGGCGAGCTTCAACGTCCGCATCGGAGGCGCCGTGCAACCGGGA encodes:
- a CDS encoding metalloregulator ArsR/SmtB family transcription factor; the encoded protein is MQHDDAVDGLSALAHGVRLALFRRLVRAGPEGSCPGELQEALGLTPSALSFHLKTLRQAGLVGVRQAGRHLFYSAEFDAMNMLLQYLTENCCAESGHDCALPSQCATS
- a CDS encoding Slp family lipoprotein; this encodes MRYQTPLLALLSALVVGACATPEALRGDYPEVTPRDAGAGAASETAAQSPGRVRWGGMILSLKNEQDRTCFEVLGKALNRNARPTRGDSNVGRFLACTDQYKDPAEFEPGRDITIVGSVDGAETRNVGDYAYRYPKVEAETLYLWPEQDAARTYYYAYDPFPYPYAYYYPQAYYAYPVVYVVPPDAPEPPQEPMTPEQLASFNVRIGGAVQPGTLTMDQRQPVRSTLGTVGQGLGNATSGLLGGGR